Proteins from a single region of Geothrix sp. PMB-07:
- a CDS encoding class I SAM-dependent DNA methyltransferase → MNSVPFRRALQASGYLSEDGTPVPGLETQGGHSTLRVRPIFANKQIGLCADAIFTAQGTPIAIFKDAGWSEPSIEEITRWHEIAWNIGLAPLLWIITPTEIRLHNCFATPSSTDGDGHASSAVDRFLLKEESDLQRLNAACGRIATETGAFWSSEIGKKIDRQYRVDQELLGEISALEERLTALAPANGTPHENIAREKHVSREFAQRLIGRCIFFSYLLDRQIAQPFLPTNISSNISESFETVESAFALFRWLRETFNGDLFPMDDPGAEQERLGQAHLILLRDFVEGQSLIPKNCGKRRLFRFQFNAIPVDLISSIYQQFARSSSEVEAASQGLHYTPVELVHLTLDPVFEGLASTARVIDPTCGSGAFLVEAFRRLVWKGAPNGRPSRSLIRKILYEQLFGIDINKSALGIAAFSLYLAAMELDEDPVLEITDLKFHRLIGSTLHEADTLSEVLPEQINQIEFDAVVGNPPWTFVRREGLRTRSNSERRPRRSPDHGFLKVASRFACENGRIGMVMKASPFFSKDEHAVASRMELLQNLAPVALVNLSQLRKEKLFPDADGPALLFFSRCKLIPNREKLLVGSIPWSPDFRRTGIFQVGPGDLRSISLDRVAKNPAMLKAATFGTVRDSWLIERLECEFPTLESVLNDLEIRPSFNRGQGFQVVGDENSPPDLFYKLPMLMPDEFVPLRINRRALPDFEYEFLHRTRDEGIYKGPLLICPKACFSSALEPGRYSSTYYARGVVYSESFYGISFAGKDQRFARVLNAIMNSSVTAFQFAFGGGVWGLERPTVEPKDLLALRIPRLMDLSDSQIDEVLSIEEMISRDPSNRSLLVKLDEAVSNLFDLNLDERIVVQDSVSRAGMLIFDGRSQRLKYTELPSQDLLKSYAETVVTTVNRYLKARGKRHLEAVIYPHPPPRPSFSRSESPMSVVSFSMEAGSPGDHELIGISAISGNDLVRRLLSGAENPNVPPYLNERKHVRIYAGPALFILKPAEIRYWTDVYALNDADMILADHWVKGKSC, encoded by the coding sequence GTGAACAGTGTCCCCTTTCGGAGGGCCCTCCAGGCGAGCGGCTACCTCTCAGAGGATGGGACGCCTGTCCCCGGCCTGGAAACTCAAGGCGGGCACTCAACTCTGCGGGTGCGACCTATTTTTGCAAACAAGCAAATTGGTTTGTGTGCAGATGCCATATTTACTGCGCAAGGCACACCGATAGCCATCTTCAAAGATGCAGGGTGGAGTGAACCGTCAATAGAAGAAATAACTCGATGGCATGAAATTGCTTGGAATATTGGGTTAGCCCCACTTTTGTGGATTATTACCCCGACTGAAATCCGACTTCACAATTGTTTTGCCACTCCTTCAAGCACTGACGGAGACGGCCACGCCTCCTCCGCTGTTGATAGATTTTTGTTGAAAGAGGAGTCTGATCTCCAACGATTAAATGCAGCGTGTGGAAGGATTGCTACTGAAACAGGTGCCTTCTGGTCGAGCGAAATTGGAAAGAAAATTGACCGGCAGTATCGTGTCGATCAAGAGCTACTTGGTGAAATTAGTGCTTTGGAAGAGCGTCTAACAGCATTGGCTCCTGCGAACGGAACTCCGCACGAGAATATTGCAAGAGAAAAGCACGTCTCGCGAGAATTTGCGCAGCGATTGATTGGCAGATGTATTTTCTTCTCATACCTGCTCGATCGACAAATTGCTCAGCCATTTTTACCAACAAATATTTCTTCTAATATTTCTGAGTCTTTCGAGACTGTAGAAAGTGCTTTTGCTTTATTCCGATGGCTGCGTGAAACCTTTAACGGTGATCTCTTCCCAATGGATGATCCTGGGGCAGAGCAGGAGAGGCTTGGGCAGGCTCATTTGATTTTGCTTCGGGACTTTGTGGAAGGGCAAAGCCTCATCCCGAAGAACTGCGGTAAGAGAAGGCTTTTCCGCTTTCAATTTAATGCGATACCGGTTGACCTGATTAGTTCGATATATCAGCAATTTGCAAGGTCAAGTAGTGAGGTCGAAGCTGCTAGCCAAGGGTTACATTACACCCCGGTGGAGTTGGTGCATCTCACCCTTGATCCGGTTTTTGAGGGCCTTGCTTCCACTGCGAGAGTAATCGATCCAACCTGTGGTTCTGGGGCTTTTCTCGTTGAGGCCTTTCGTAGGCTCGTTTGGAAGGGGGCCCCTAATGGAAGACCATCTAGATCATTGATTCGTAAAATTCTTTATGAACAGTTGTTTGGCATTGATATAAATAAATCTGCACTGGGCATCGCGGCGTTTAGTCTTTATTTGGCTGCAATGGAGCTTGATGAAGACCCTGTATTAGAAATTACAGACTTAAAATTTCATCGCCTTATTGGTTCCACGCTCCACGAGGCGGATACATTAAGCGAAGTATTGCCAGAGCAGATTAATCAAATAGAATTTGACGCAGTTGTGGGAAATCCTCCCTGGACTTTCGTTCGACGTGAGGGATTGCGAACCCGGTCCAACAGTGAAAGGCGGCCACGCAGAAGCCCTGATCATGGCTTCTTGAAGGTTGCCTCGCGGTTTGCTTGCGAAAATGGGCGGATCGGGATGGTGATGAAAGCCTCTCCGTTCTTCTCCAAGGATGAGCATGCCGTAGCCTCAAGAATGGAGTTGCTCCAGAATTTGGCACCTGTCGCGTTAGTGAATTTGTCTCAGTTGCGTAAAGAAAAATTGTTTCCAGATGCTGACGGACCCGCTCTTCTTTTCTTCTCGCGCTGCAAATTGATTCCGAACCGGGAAAAATTGCTTGTTGGTTCTATTCCTTGGTCTCCAGATTTCAGGCGAACCGGCATCTTCCAGGTTGGACCTGGAGATCTCCGAAGTATTTCTCTCGATCGGGTGGCCAAAAACCCAGCCATGCTGAAGGCTGCAACCTTTGGAACGGTGCGAGATAGCTGGTTAATTGAGAGGCTTGAATGTGAATTCCCGACCCTTGAATCTGTTCTGAACGACCTTGAAATTCGTCCAAGTTTCAATCGAGGGCAGGGATTTCAGGTTGTAGGGGATGAGAATTCCCCTCCAGACTTGTTCTATAAGCTTCCCATGCTCATGCCCGATGAGTTTGTCCCCTTGCGGATAAATAGAAGGGCATTGCCAGATTTTGAGTACGAATTCCTACATAGGACCCGGGACGAGGGAATTTATAAAGGACCACTTTTAATTTGCCCCAAGGCTTGCTTCTCCTCCGCGCTTGAACCTGGTAGGTATTCGTCCACGTATTATGCCCGTGGGGTCGTATATTCTGAAAGCTTTTATGGTATTTCGTTCGCCGGAAAGGATCAGAGATTTGCCCGTGTGCTAAATGCGATTATGAATTCGAGTGTAACCGCTTTTCAATTTGCCTTTGGAGGTGGTGTTTGGGGATTGGAACGACCTACAGTCGAACCTAAGGATTTGCTAGCACTTCGAATCCCGAGGCTCATGGATCTAAGTGATTCTCAGATTGACGAGGTTTTATCAATTGAAGAGATGATCTCGCGAGATCCTTCGAATCGGTCGTTGTTGGTTAAACTAGATGAGGCTGTTTCGAATTTATTTGATTTGAATTTGGATGAGAGAATTGTTGTTCAAGATAGCGTTTCACGCGCAGGGATGCTCATTTTTGATGGACGAAGTCAGCGTCTAAAGTATACAGAGCTTCCCTCGCAAGATCTGCTAAAGTCATATGCCGAGACAGTCGTAACAACCGTTAATAGATATCTTAAGGCCCGTGGGAAACGACATCTCGAAGCGGTTATCTATCCTCACCCACCGCCTCGGCCAAGTTTTTCCAGGTCAGAATCCCCCATGTCTGTCGTTTCATTCTCGATGGAGGCTGGTTCTCCAGGGGACCACGAGCTGATTGGGATAAGCGCTATCTCTGGAAACGACTTGGTTCGAAGGTTACTTTCTGGGGCAGAAAATCCGAACGTCCCACCATACTTAAATGAAAGAAAACATGTTCGAATCTACGCTGGGCCTGCGTTGTTTATCCTTAAGCCTGCTGAGATTCGTTACTGGACAGATGTTTATGCCCTAAACGATGCTGACATGATTTTGGCAGATCATTGGGTTAAGGGAAAGTCATGCTGA